The Comamonas sp. GB3 AK4-5 genome includes a region encoding these proteins:
- the serC gene encoding 3-phosphoserine/phosphohydroxythreonine transaminase, with translation MNRPYNFSAGPAAIPEEVLQQAASEMLDWHGCGMGVMEMSHRGKEFISIYQTAEVDLRELLAVPANFKILFMQGGGLAENAIVPLNLSKGGTVDFVVTGSWSKKSFQEAGKYASSHLAASGEASGFTSVPDAASWKLSSNAAYVHLCSNETIHGVEFQQLPDLKALGCDAPLVIDFSSHVASRPVDWSRVGLAFGGAQKNIGPAGLTMVIVREDLLGHALSICPTAFDYKVVAENESMFNTPPTWGIYMAGLTFQWLKRQTEGGLTGIAAMQARNMAKAELLYGYIDNSQLYVNQVDKAYRSRMNVPFLLRDESRNDAFLAGAKARGLLQLKGHKSVGGMRASIYNAVPLVGVQALVDYMRDFEKTA, from the coding sequence ATGAACCGCCCCTACAACTTTTCCGCCGGCCCCGCCGCCATCCCTGAAGAAGTCTTGCAGCAAGCCGCCTCCGAGATGCTGGACTGGCATGGCTGCGGCATGGGCGTGATGGAGATGAGCCACCGTGGCAAGGAGTTCATCAGCATCTACCAAACGGCCGAGGTCGATCTGCGCGAGCTGCTGGCCGTGCCGGCCAACTTCAAGATCCTGTTCATGCAAGGCGGCGGCCTGGCCGAGAACGCCATCGTCCCGCTGAACCTGTCCAAGGGCGGCACGGTGGACTTTGTGGTCACCGGCAGCTGGAGCAAAAAGTCTTTCCAGGAAGCCGGTAAATACGCCAGCAGCCACCTGGCCGCCAGCGGCGAGGCCAGCGGCTTCACCAGCGTGCCCGACGCTGCCAGCTGGAAGCTCTCCAGCAACGCGGCCTATGTGCACTTGTGCAGCAATGAGACCATCCACGGCGTGGAATTCCAGCAGCTGCCCGACCTGAAAGCCCTGGGCTGCGACGCGCCCCTGGTGATTGACTTTTCCTCGCATGTGGCCTCGCGCCCCGTGGATTGGAGCCGCGTGGGCCTGGCCTTTGGTGGCGCGCAGAAAAACATCGGCCCGGCCGGCCTGACCATGGTCATCGTCCGCGAAGACTTGCTGGGCCACGCCCTGTCCATCTGCCCCACCGCCTTTGATTACAAGGTCGTGGCCGAGAACGAGTCCATGTTCAACACTCCACCCACCTGGGGCATTTACATGGCCGGCCTCACCTTCCAATGGCTCAAGCGCCAGACCGAGGGCGGCCTCACCGGCATCGCCGCCATGCAGGCGCGCAACATGGCCAAGGCCGAGCTGCTGTATGGCTATATCGACAACTCGCAGCTCTACGTCAACCAGGTGGACAAGGCCTATCGTTCGCGCATGAACGTGCCTTTTTTGCTGCGCGACGAGAGCCGCAACGATGCCTTTTTGGCCGGTGCCAAGGCACGCGGCCTGCTGCAACTCAAGGGCCACAAGTCCGTGGGCGGTATGCGTGCCAGCATCTACAACGCCGTGCCGCTGGTGGGCGTGCAGGCGTTGGTCGACTACATGCGTGATTTCGAAAAGACCGCATAA
- the lapB gene encoding lipopolysaccharide assembly protein LapB has product MEFDLSWLLLGLPLAFILGWLASRLDLRQIRAENRQAPKAYFKGLNFLLNEQQDKAIDAFIEAVQNDPDTTELHFALGNLFRRRGEYNRAVRVHEHLLSRADLSPSDRERAQHGIAQDFLKAGLLDRAEEALRRLEATPYETESRLALLAIYERSRDWPQAADIARRMQAAGQGDFSARLAHYLCEQAAENASNAQLEAALDLLHEAVATAPQSIRPRIALAQILFRLDRAEDAYQTLLHLAAETPQGLPLAAPLLLEVAAASQHQEDTVALLRQHYQQTPSLDLLDALVTLGAKPAAAAEDGNIPDERSWYVQHLTREPSLVAATKWLAGEKLSQEQYHPAVQKALDHASKPLLRYRCAACGFEARTHFWHCPGCQSWDSYPARRVEEL; this is encoded by the coding sequence ATGGAATTTGATCTCAGCTGGCTCTTGCTGGGCCTGCCGCTGGCTTTCATCTTGGGCTGGCTGGCTTCGCGCCTGGACCTGCGCCAGATCCGCGCCGAAAACCGCCAGGCCCCCAAGGCCTATTTCAAGGGCCTGAACTTTTTGCTCAACGAGCAGCAGGACAAGGCCATCGATGCCTTTATCGAGGCCGTGCAAAACGACCCCGACACCACGGAGCTGCATTTCGCTCTGGGCAATCTGTTTCGCCGCCGTGGTGAATACAACCGTGCCGTGCGCGTGCATGAGCACCTGCTCTCGCGTGCCGATCTCAGCCCCAGTGACCGCGAGCGTGCCCAGCATGGCATTGCCCAGGACTTTCTGAAAGCCGGCCTGCTGGACCGCGCCGAAGAGGCTTTGCGCCGCCTGGAGGCCACCCCGTACGAAACCGAGTCGAGGCTGGCGCTGCTGGCTATCTACGAACGCTCGCGCGACTGGCCCCAGGCCGCCGACATTGCCCGGCGCATGCAGGCTGCAGGCCAGGGCGACTTCAGCGCCCGCCTGGCCCACTATCTGTGCGAGCAGGCCGCCGAAAACGCCTCCAACGCCCAGCTGGAAGCCGCGCTGGATCTGCTGCACGAGGCCGTAGCCACCGCACCCCAGTCCATACGCCCACGCATTGCACTGGCCCAGATCCTGTTCCGCCTGGACCGCGCCGAAGACGCCTACCAGACCCTGTTGCACCTGGCGGCCGAAACGCCTCAGGGCCTGCCCCTGGCCGCCCCACTGCTGCTGGAGGTGGCAGCCGCCAGCCAGCACCAGGAAGACACCGTGGCCTTGCTGCGCCAGCATTACCAGCAGACCCCATCGCTGGACCTGCTGGACGCGCTGGTGACCCTGGGTGCCAAGCCCGCAGCCGCCGCAGAAGACGGCAACATCCCGGACGAGCGCAGCTGGTATGTGCAGCACCTCACACGCGAGCCTTCGCTGGTGGCCGCCACCAAATGGCTGGCAGGTGAAAAGCTGAGCCAGGAGCAATACCACCCTGCGGTGCAAAAAGCCCTGGACCATGCCAGCAAACCCTTGCTGCGCTACCGCTGCGCGGCCTGCGGCTTCGAGGCCCGCACCCATTTCTGGCACTGCCCCGGCTGCCAAAGCTGGGACAGCTACCCGGCACGTCGGGTGGAAGAGCTGTAA
- a CDS encoding integration host factor subunit beta has translation MTRSDLVEELAARFDQLTQRDAELAVKTILDAAGDALVRGQRIEIRGFGSFSVTRRPPRLGRNPRSGEAVQIPAKRVPHFKPGKALREDVDRDTAAQLCAAPKAAEPTTA, from the coding sequence ATGACCCGATCTGACCTCGTCGAGGAATTGGCCGCCCGCTTCGATCAGCTGACCCAGCGCGATGCCGAACTGGCCGTGAAAACCATTCTGGATGCAGCCGGCGATGCCCTGGTGCGTGGCCAACGCATTGAAATCCGCGGTTTCGGCAGCTTTTCCGTCACCCGCCGCCCTCCCCGCCTCGGCCGCAATCCCCGCAGCGGTGAAGCCGTGCAGATTCCCGCCAAGCGCGTCCCCCACTTCAAACCAGGCAAGGCCTTGCGCGAAGACGTAGACCGCGACACGGCCGCGCAGCTCTGCGCCGCCCCCAAGGCTGCCGAGCCCACCACGGCCTGA
- a CDS encoding prephenate dehydrogenase, whose protein sequence is MFDQLGLLGCGLMGGSFALALKKAGLVRRVVGYSKSPSTTARALQLGVIDAAVTDAAQAAAGSDLVLLAVPVAATEATLRSIRPHITAQMLVMDVGSTKVDVAQAAAQALGEQLASFVPAHPITGKEVAGVEHADAQLYQGAQVVLTPTAHTHSVQLQRAQALWQALGCRVSVMAPELHDNALAAVSHLPHLLAFAMMRSMLRQADGDTYLSLAGPGFRDFTRIGAGDPQIWRDILLANKKEVLAQARQFQLALQELEQAMEADDATALQTLLTSASQSRLQWTIGQAMASAHKD, encoded by the coding sequence ATGTTTGACCAACTGGGATTGCTGGGCTGCGGCCTGATGGGCGGATCGTTTGCGCTGGCGCTGAAAAAAGCCGGCCTGGTGCGCCGCGTGGTGGGCTACAGCAAATCACCGTCCACCACCGCACGCGCGCTGCAGCTGGGCGTGATCGATGCCGCCGTCACCGACGCTGCCCAGGCCGCCGCCGGCTCCGACCTGGTGCTGCTGGCCGTGCCCGTGGCCGCCACCGAAGCCACGCTGCGCAGCATTCGCCCCCACATCACCGCCCAGATGCTGGTCATGGACGTGGGCTCCACCAAGGTGGATGTGGCCCAAGCTGCCGCACAGGCCCTGGGCGAGCAACTGGCCAGCTTTGTGCCCGCACACCCCATCACCGGCAAGGAAGTGGCCGGCGTGGAGCATGCCGACGCCCAGCTCTACCAGGGCGCCCAGGTGGTATTGACGCCTACGGCGCACACCCACAGCGTCCAGCTGCAACGCGCCCAGGCGCTGTGGCAGGCCCTGGGCTGCCGCGTCAGCGTCATGGCGCCCGAGCTACACGACAACGCCCTGGCCGCCGTCAGCCACCTTCCCCATTTGCTGGCCTTTGCCATGATGCGCAGCATGCTGCGCCAGGCCGATGGCGACACCTATCTGTCGCTGGCCGGCCCGGGCTTTCGCGACTTCACCCGCATTGGCGCGGGCGACCCGCAGATCTGGCGTGATATTTTGCTGGCCAACAAAAAAGAAGTGCTGGCCCAGGCGCGCCAGTTCCAGCTGGCGCTGCAGGAGCTGGAGCAGGCCATGGAGGCCGACGACGCCACAGCCCTGCAAACCTTGCTGACCAGTGCCAGCCAAAGCCGGCTGCAATGGACCATAGGCCAGGCCATGGCCAGCGCCCACAAAGACTGA
- a CDS encoding lipopolysaccharide assembly LapA domain-containing protein, translating into MKYLLWLLKAAIFFTLFAFALNNQQEVSVHFFFGTRWQAPLVLVVLTAFALGLVAGVLGMVPRWWKHRKAAAQRQMQDQQAASTAPESAAPATSSDTITSSIHGI; encoded by the coding sequence ATGAAATACCTGCTGTGGCTGCTCAAGGCAGCCATTTTTTTCACCCTCTTCGCCTTCGCACTGAACAACCAGCAAGAAGTCAGCGTGCACTTCTTCTTCGGCACCAGGTGGCAGGCACCATTGGTGCTGGTGGTGCTGACGGCCTTTGCACTGGGCCTGGTGGCCGGGGTGCTGGGCATGGTGCCGCGCTGGTGGAAGCACCGCAAAGCCGCAGCACAGCGACAGATGCAAGACCAACAGGCCGCCAGCACGGCGCCTGAAAGCGCAGCGCCCGCCACCTCTTCCGACACCATCACTTCGAGCATCCATGGAATTTGA
- the pheA gene encoding prephenate dehydratase: MSTEPQATPELASLRVQIDNLDQQLLTLLNQRALVAERVGEVKKHEGSAFFRPDRVAQVIEKIKGANPGPLKGQHVAAIWREIMSACLALESPQRVAVLGPAGTFCEEAAIQYFGGAANLLYCGSFEEVFHATAAGSAQYGVVGIENSTEGVVTRSLDMLLHTPCQVVGEVSLLIRHNLLRTSNSAEGIEVVAAHPQALAQCQSWLSKHLPHAERRPVESNAEGARLAALNPTWAGIAGERAAQQFGLHVVAHAIQDEAYNRTRFAVICLPGTLPTPAPSGHDCTSIIISVPNRPGAVHDLLVPLKQHGVSMTRFESRPARTGKWEYYFYVDIEGHPDQPHVAQALAELQGLSAFYKVLGTYPVAAG; the protein is encoded by the coding sequence ATGAGCACAGAACCCCAAGCCACCCCGGAACTGGCCAGCCTGCGTGTGCAGATCGACAACCTCGACCAGCAGTTGCTGACCCTGCTGAACCAGCGCGCCCTGGTGGCCGAGCGTGTGGGCGAGGTCAAAAAGCACGAGGGCTCGGCCTTCTTCCGCCCCGACCGCGTGGCCCAGGTGATCGAGAAGATCAAGGGCGCCAACCCCGGCCCGCTCAAGGGCCAGCATGTGGCCGCCATCTGGCGCGAAATCATGTCCGCCTGCCTGGCACTGGAATCGCCCCAGCGCGTGGCCGTGCTGGGCCCGGCCGGCACCTTCTGCGAAGAGGCCGCCATCCAGTACTTTGGCGGTGCGGCCAATCTGCTGTACTGCGGCAGCTTTGAAGAAGTCTTTCACGCCACGGCCGCCGGCAGCGCCCAATACGGCGTGGTGGGCATTGAGAATTCCACCGAAGGCGTGGTCACCCGCTCGCTGGACATGCTGCTGCACACGCCCTGCCAGGTGGTGGGCGAGGTCAGCCTGCTGATCCGCCACAACCTGCTGCGCACCAGCAATTCGGCCGAGGGCATTGAAGTGGTGGCAGCCCACCCCCAGGCCCTGGCCCAATGCCAGAGCTGGTTGTCCAAGCACCTGCCGCATGCCGAGCGCCGCCCGGTGGAAAGCAATGCCGAGGGCGCGCGCCTGGCCGCGCTCAACCCCACTTGGGCCGGCATTGCCGGCGAGCGTGCGGCCCAGCAGTTCGGCCTGCATGTGGTGGCCCATGCCATCCAGGACGAGGCCTATAACCGCACCCGTTTTGCCGTCATCTGCCTGCCCGGCACCCTGCCCACGCCGGCGCCCAGCGGCCATGACTGCACCAGCATCATCATCTCCGTGCCCAACCGCCCCGGCGCCGTGCACGATCTGCTGGTGCCGCTCAAGCAGCATGGCGTGTCCATGACCCGCTTCGAGTCGCGCCCGGCGCGCACCGGCAAATGGGAGTACTACTTCTACGTGGACATCGAAGGCCACCCGGACCAGCCCCATGTGGCCCAGGCCCTGGCCGAGCTGCAAGGCCTCAGCGCCTTCTACAAGGTGCTGGGCACCTACCCCGTGGCTGCGGGTTGA
- a CDS encoding bifunctional 3-phosphoshikimate 1-carboxyvinyltransferase/cytidylate kinase, with protein sequence MFRTAFLDLPPLATAGGTVHLPGSKSISNRVLLLAALSQGTTTIHDLLDSDDTRVMLAGLQQLGCRIQPAAVTPGQPIAVTGIGGQLPAGTAATLFLGNAGTAMRPLTAALAVLGGNFEMTGVPRMHERPIGDLVDALRQLGCSIDYLGNPGFPPLQIGQPDFSQLSTQAIPVRGDVSSQFLTALLMALPLLATDRDITIEVVGELISKPYIHITLALLARFGIAVKNEDWQRFVIPAGSRYQSPGDIHVEADASSASYFIALGAIAANTAGHNGVKILGVGQDSIQGDIRFVEATRSMGAQVDSGPNWLQVSRGAWPLKAIDLDCNHIPDAAMTLAVMALYAEGTTRLTNIASWRVKETDRIAAMATELRKLGATVEEGADYICITPPAAAAAWKAGSIHTYDDHRVAMCFSLAAFNPAGLPVRIEDPQCVAKTFPDYFEALFSVCDTANARIPVICIDGTSGSGKGTIAAQVAEALGYHLLDSGALYRITGLVATRAGLALEAANAERIATLMAEQRLEFTADQRVLVNGEDVSLAIRSETAGMHASQVSAFPAVRAALVDMQHAFRALPGLVADGRDMGTEIFPDAPLKVYLTASVQCRAERRYKQLISKGLSANMDALFADLEARDARDTQRAAAPLKPAEDAMRLDNSCGTIDEAVQQVLNWWAQRQPFAQGATTPGASQ encoded by the coding sequence ATGTTCCGCACCGCGTTTCTCGACCTTCCTCCGCTGGCCACGGCCGGCGGCACGGTCCACCTGCCCGGCTCCAAAAGCATTTCCAACCGCGTGCTGCTGCTGGCCGCCCTCAGCCAGGGCACGACCACCATCCACGATCTGCTGGATTCGGACGACACCCGCGTCATGCTGGCCGGCCTGCAGCAGTTGGGCTGCCGTATTCAGCCCGCTGCCGTGACCCCGGGCCAGCCGATTGCAGTCACCGGCATTGGCGGCCAATTGCCTGCGGGCACAGCCGCCACACTGTTCCTGGGCAATGCCGGCACCGCCATGCGCCCGCTGACTGCGGCCCTGGCCGTGCTGGGTGGCAACTTTGAGATGACGGGCGTGCCCCGCATGCACGAGCGCCCCATTGGCGACCTGGTGGATGCCTTGCGCCAACTCGGCTGCAGCATTGACTATCTGGGCAACCCAGGCTTTCCGCCGCTCCAGATTGGTCAGCCCGATTTCAGCCAGCTGAGCACGCAAGCCATTCCGGTGCGCGGCGATGTCTCCAGCCAGTTTCTGACCGCGCTGCTGATGGCCCTGCCCCTGCTGGCAACGGACCGCGACATCACCATCGAGGTGGTGGGCGAGCTGATCTCCAAGCCCTATATCCACATCACGCTTGCGCTGCTGGCCCGCTTTGGCATTGCGGTGAAAAACGAAGACTGGCAACGCTTTGTGATTCCGGCCGGCAGCCGCTACCAGTCGCCCGGCGATATTCATGTCGAAGCCGACGCCTCGTCTGCTAGCTACTTCATAGCGCTTGGTGCCATTGCGGCCAACACTGCAGGCCACAACGGCGTCAAGATTTTGGGAGTGGGCCAGGACTCCATCCAGGGCGATATTCGCTTTGTCGAGGCCACCCGCTCCATGGGCGCCCAGGTGGACAGCGGCCCGAACTGGCTGCAGGTTTCGCGTGGGGCCTGGCCGCTCAAGGCCATAGACCTGGACTGCAACCACATCCCCGATGCAGCCATGACACTGGCCGTCATGGCGCTCTATGCCGAGGGCACGACCCGCCTGACCAACATCGCCAGTTGGCGCGTCAAGGAGACCGATCGCATTGCTGCCATGGCCACCGAGCTGCGCAAGCTGGGCGCCACGGTGGAGGAAGGCGCGGATTACATCTGCATCACGCCGCCAGCCGCCGCAGCTGCATGGAAAGCCGGCAGCATCCACACCTACGACGACCACCGCGTGGCCATGTGCTTCTCGCTGGCCGCCTTCAACCCGGCCGGCCTGCCGGTGCGCATCGAAGACCCGCAGTGCGTGGCCAAGACCTTCCCTGATTACTTCGAGGCCTTGTTCTCGGTCTGCGACACGGCCAACGCACGCATTCCCGTGATCTGCATTGACGGCACCTCGGGCTCGGGCAAGGGCACGATCGCGGCGCAAGTGGCCGAGGCCCTGGGCTACCACCTGCTGGACTCGGGCGCGCTCTACCGCATCACCGGCCTGGTGGCCACGCGCGCCGGCCTAGCGCTGGAAGCCGCCAATGCCGAGCGCATTGCCACGCTGATGGCCGAACAGCGTCTGGAATTCACCGCCGACCAGCGCGTGCTGGTCAATGGCGAAGATGTGTCCCTGGCCATTCGCAGCGAAACGGCCGGCATGCATGCCTCCCAGGTTTCGGCCTTCCCCGCTGTGCGCGCCGCGCTGGTGGACATGCAGCACGCCTTCCGCGCCCTGCCCGGCCTGGTGGCCGATGGGCGCGACATGGGCACGGAGATCTTCCCCGACGCCCCGCTCAAGGTCTACCTCACGGCCAGCGTGCAATGCCGCGCCGAGCGTAGGTATAAGCAATTGATTTCCAAGGGCCTTTCTGCTAACATGGATGCGCTTTTTGCTGACTTGGAGGCGAGAGACGCACGCGATACACAACGCGCTGCGGCGCCGCTTAAACCTGCAGAAGACGCTATGCGCCTAGACAATTCCTGCGGCACGATCGATGAGGCCGTGCAGCAGGTGTTGAACTGGTGGGCACAGCGCCAGCCTTTTGCGCAAGGTGCAACAACACCAGGCGCAAGCCAATAG
- the rpsA gene encoding 30S ribosomal protein S1, with protein MSESFAALFEESLTRTEMRPGEVITAEVVRVEHNFVVVNAGLKSEAYVPIDEFKNDQGEIEVQVGDFVSVAIGSIENGYGDTILSRDTAKRLASWLALEKALESGEFVTGTTSGKVKGGLTVLVNGIRAFLPGSLIDTRPIKDLTPYENKTLEFKVIKLDRKRNNVVLSRRAVVEASMGEERAKLMETLKEGAIVQGVVKNITEYGAFVDLGGIDGLLHITDMAWRRVRHPSEVVTAGQEITAKILKFDTEKNRVSLGLKQMGDDPWMGVSRRYPSATRLFGKVTNIADYGAFVELEPGIEGLVHVSEMDWTNKNVAPSKLVALGDEVEVMVLEIDEDKRRISLGMKQCKANPWQEFAQNTKRGDRVKGPIKSITDFGVFVGLAAGIDGLVHLSDLSWNETGEAAVRNYKKGQEVEAIVLAVDVERERISLGIKQLDGDPFTTFVTVNDKGSLVTGKVKTVDAKGAEIDLGEDIVGYLRASEISQDRVEDARSVLKEGEEVSVVVVNVDRKSRNIQLSIKAKDQADQQEAMASLSAQSSKENAGTTSLGALLRAKLDADK; from the coding sequence ATGTCTGAATCTTTTGCCGCCCTTTTTGAAGAGTCGTTGACACGCACCGAAATGCGTCCTGGCGAAGTCATTACCGCTGAAGTCGTGCGCGTTGAGCACAACTTCGTGGTGGTGAACGCTGGCTTGAAGTCGGAAGCCTATGTGCCAATCGACGAATTCAAGAACGACCAGGGCGAAATCGAAGTCCAAGTGGGTGACTTCGTGTCCGTGGCCATCGGCTCCATCGAAAACGGCTACGGCGACACCATCCTGTCGCGCGACACCGCCAAGCGTCTGGCTTCCTGGCTGGCCCTGGAAAAGGCGCTGGAATCCGGCGAATTCGTGACCGGCACCACCTCCGGCAAGGTCAAGGGCGGCCTGACCGTTCTGGTCAACGGCATCCGCGCTTTCCTGCCCGGTTCGCTGATCGACACCCGTCCTATCAAGGACCTGACCCCCTACGAAAACAAGACCCTGGAATTCAAGGTCATCAAGCTGGATCGCAAGCGCAACAACGTGGTGCTGTCGCGCCGCGCTGTGGTCGAAGCCTCCATGGGCGAAGAGCGCGCCAAGCTGATGGAAACCCTGAAGGAAGGCGCCATTGTTCAAGGCGTGGTCAAGAACATCACCGAATACGGTGCGTTCGTGGACCTGGGCGGTATCGACGGCCTGCTGCACATCACCGACATGGCATGGCGCCGTGTGCGTCACCCCTCCGAAGTGGTGACCGCTGGCCAAGAAATCACTGCCAAGATCCTGAAGTTCGACACCGAAAAGAACCGCGTGTCCCTGGGTCTGAAGCAAATGGGTGATGACCCCTGGATGGGCGTTTCGCGCCGCTATCCTTCGGCTACCCGTCTGTTCGGCAAGGTCACCAACATCGCCGACTACGGCGCATTCGTGGAACTGGAACCCGGCATCGAAGGCCTGGTGCACGTCTCCGAAATGGACTGGACCAACAAGAACGTTGCTCCTTCCAAGCTGGTGGCTCTGGGCGACGAAGTCGAAGTCATGGTGCTGGAGATCGACGAAGACAAGCGTCGCATCTCGCTGGGCATGAAGCAATGCAAGGCCAATCCTTGGCAAGAATTTGCGCAAAACACCAAGCGCGGCGACCGCGTGAAGGGCCCCATCAAGTCCATCACCGACTTCGGCGTGTTCGTGGGCCTGGCTGCCGGTATCGACGGCCTGGTGCACCTGTCCGACCTGTCCTGGAACGAAACCGGCGAAGCCGCTGTTCGTAACTACAAGAAGGGCCAAGAAGTCGAAGCCATCGTGCTGGCCGTGGACGTGGAGCGCGAGCGCATCTCCCTGGGCATCAAGCAACTGGACGGCGACCCCTTCACCACCTTCGTGACCGTGAACGACAAGGGCTCCCTGGTGACCGGCAAGGTCAAGACTGTGGACGCCAAGGGCGCTGAAATCGACCTGGGCGAAGACATCGTGGGCTACCTGCGCGCTTCCGAAATCTCGCAAGACCGCGTGGAAGATGCTCGCTCCGTCCTGAAGGAAGGCGAAGAAGTCTCCGTCGTGGTGGTGAACGTGGATCGCAAGAGCCGCAACATCCAGCTGTCCATCAAGGCCAAGGACCAGGCTGACCAACAAGAAGCCATGGCTTCCCTGTCGGCTCAGTCCTCCAAGGAAAACGCCGGCACCACCAGCCTGGGTGCTCTGCTGCGCGCCAAGCTGGACGCCGACAAGTAA